In Apium graveolens cultivar Ventura chromosome 10, ASM990537v1, whole genome shotgun sequence, the following are encoded in one genomic region:
- the LOC141692999 gene encoding uncharacterized protein LOC141692999 — MDQKTCATLLFTVLLIHSYVLLSTVAGGRKLLEVEEEMEVTRRMNVENTKDYTPVEANHRHDPDLNPHVDPPPQAEPPSPTAPPSETDPSHDIVPSHDRYGIDHHVHHQHPSAEQTINNPAPAPTTTIINDGV, encoded by the exons ATGGATCAAAAAACATGCGCAACATTACTTTTCACAGTCTTACTAATTCATTCTTATGTCCTTCTCTCCACTGTCGCAG GTGGCAGGAAATTGTTGGAAGTAGAAGAAGAAATGGAGGTGACACGGAGAATGAATGTTGAGAATACGAAAGATTATACTCCAGTGGAGGCCAATCACAGACATGACCCTGATCTGAACCCTCATGTGGATCCACCACCTCAGGCTGAACCGCCCAGTCCGACTGCCCCTCCTAGTGAGACTGACCCGTCCCATGACATTGTTCCATCACATGATCGATATGGTATAGATCATCATGTTCACCATCAACATCCAAGTGCAGAACAAACAATAAATAATCCGGCTCCGGCTCCGACTACAACAATAATAAATGATGGAGTTTGA